Within Hydra vulgaris chromosome 02, alternate assembly HydraT2T_AEP, the genomic segment CCATgtcaattaatgaaatattcttCAAAAAGGCTATTCCACCATATGAAgaggctttaaaaaaatcaggaTACAAATCAAACATTACTTACCAACCACAATTAATCTCAaatcaaaatcaacaaaaaaggCATCgtaaacataatattatttgatataacCTTCCATTCAACTTAAACATCAATACAAAAATAGGAAACGGTTTTCTAGCCCTTATTGACATTTTCCAGCCGGCCACAAGCTACATAAAGTATTCAACCAAAATTCTATTAAgattagctacagttgcatgcctaacctaaaattataagtttgcataatttcaaaattttgcacaacaaaaatcaattaaaaaccaaCAAATGTAACTGCGTAGATAAAGCATTTTGCCCTTTAAACAATCAATGTTTATCTAACAATATTGTCTACCAAGCAACTATAAGTTCCAGTCATCATGGtcgtaataaaaaagtatattttggcatTAGTAATACGCCATTCAAATTAAGATATGCAAACCATCTCAAATCATTTGCATCAGTTAAGTATAGAAATGACACAGAACTTTCTAAGGAAATATGAAGCTTAAAAGACCAAAACATAAAGCCTATTATAGAATGGAAAATTGTCAAACGTTGCAAACCTTACAATCTAACAACAAAAGTATGCCACCTTTTTCTCAACCAAAAATATGCTATTTTATCACATAATGGAAAAAACCTGCTGAATAAGAAAATTGTATCTCAGTAttgacattcaaaaaaattcttattatctttatttgacataagggACTAGTAAACAATAacagctttttgttttttgttttttgatttgttttttacgtagatttgttttttacgtagattaaacaatttgtttacattttttgtttgtattaacagctgatgattgccttctggcatgaaactttaagtcccgctaatcgtttttattcatttaaataaaatgtaattatatatagctctattttttactcttaattattgtttttactcttaattagaaaaatgtttcagaAAGAGTTATGtaatcattttaattgaaaagtttaaatttaatttaaatgtattatttattatcatttttattaagaatagtTACAACTAATAGGTATAAACGTTTTATAAACTcacttttaaactttatgttgcctaatttttaacatctaatattctctttttttgtgtttgacctctttttttttttagctattatctttattttagatttactagtaaaaacattgttttgaaACCAAAACAGTGGCATAATATTGggctaattttattaaaattgtaagtttttattgttggttttttttattcctGTATAAATCAACtactatttattacaaaaactaaaaattcttgttttaatttatattagataactgcttttactaatttgtgtatatacatatatatgtgtgtgtatatatatatatatatatatatatatatatatatatatatatatatatatatatatatatgtttttttttttttttttgtatttgtgtatataaatataatttaaattagataACTGCTTTTACTAActtgtgtatatacatatatatgtatatatatatgtttttttttttttgtatttgtgtatataaatatatatatatatatatatatatatatatatatatatatatatatatatatatatatatatatatatatatatatatatatatatatatatatatatatatatgtgtatatatacacacaaacgCATTTTTCCCCTATTTAGACTTAGTAAGAACAACCATGATTTAGCTTCTTCCTTTGACAGTCGATCGTTTGAAGTTGATGAATTAGCGAAAAAAGAAGGTCTTATTACAATGAACAATTTGAACTTTGTTGTTGAATCCATAAAGAATATGAAAATGatctaactttttattttctattatttatatttgtctttaaagttgtaaaaagtataataatagaaaaataataagctatatatttttttaattttttcaaattttactttttcattctttttatcttGATATGTTTAAGGCTAAGAGTATAGGGAAAATATGATAAGAGTAGGATAAGGGTGGAACTTtgttcttaaacatttttttaacactcctaaaaatcttctaaaacaAATCTTGATTCATTTGAAGAATAAGTTGAGGGTGGTACTATCAGCAAAATTAAGTCAGAGTTTAGATCTCTCACACATAAAGCTTACTACCATTtactttattagaaaaaattttttatatagagatGTGGGCAATAACGTTTTTTGAATTATGAATGTTTTTTGTGAAttgtgaattttattttataactagtttttgttttttatattatgtttttttttaaaaaagtagacaTGGCAGAATCTAATAATGATGTAATTGATTCGTGTAAAAATACTGCGGAAACTAAGTTGTTACTGGTTGATAATGGTTTTAAAACAAaggcaaattttgaaaatgattctGTTTCAGATGAGTCTTTAAAGAAACCTGTTAAAGGATTTATTAAAGTCCCCAAGactcttaaaaaatgtttaccgCCTCGTGGAAAGCCTGCAAAGTTTTTTACCATAATACTTTTATGCTCTGTTATTTGGGGTACATTGTATGCTATGACAGGAAAAAGTGCTTTGCCTGGAGGAAatatatttgctatatatacTTTGCTGATTTGCACATCATCGGCAGGTTTTTTATTGAATCTGTTTTCAGTGCCTCCCATTTTTGGGATGCTGGTTGttggatttattttaagaaatgttcCTAAAATTGATTTTGCTAAAGATATTAATCCACAATGGTCTTCAAATTTACGAAGTGTTGCATTGGCTGTTATTTTAATGCGTTCAGGATTAGGCTTGGACATTcaagctttaaaaaaactaaagtacaCTGTTTCAAGACTGGCTTTTACTCCTTGTCTTACTGAAGCAGTCACAATCGCTATTTCTGCTTATTTTATATTGGGCATGCCATGGTTATGGGGTTTTCAGCTAGggtaagaaatttttaaattgataaaagttttctagatttgatttttttttaaataattttatcatttattactaatattattttgcataagaaaaagttatttcatagtttttgtactaaaaaaaaggtagtaaaatagagtaataaaaatgttctaaattatatttatataattaaaataaaaaatctcccAAATTATGTTATCTaatatagagataaaaaaattcaagatgttcttacaataattattaagataaaaaaagtgtagataaagtaatttattaattaaattgtttacaaaacatttagTTTCATCTTGGGTGCTGGTTCACCTGCTGTTGTTGTTCCACAAGTATTAGTTTTACAAGAAAAAGGCTATGGCATACAAAAAGGAGTGCCAACACTTGTGGTAGCTGCAACATCATGTGATGATGTACTTGCTATAAGCTTGTTTGGTGTGTTTTATGGTGTTGCATTTTCAGATGGTAAATGaaattgataagtttttataaatatttaataagttaatttttttttaataaattatataataacattagatataaatctaataaaaaattaatattttaattgtttataataataaattaatattttatgcattaattgtttattatatattagttttgttttaggttgtattatttttatatatattaataggtaatttactatttaatatttttcgtgGCCCTTTGGAAACTGTGATTGGATTGTTAGGAGGATTTGTTATTGGAATGTTGTTATGGTATATACCATCAATAAAAGgggtaatttttttacttaattttttttttttggtaagttttttactttttaaattttttactctttaaat encodes:
- the LOC100198084 gene encoding sodium/hydrogen exchanger 9B2 isoform X2, with the protein product MFFFKKVDMAESNNDVIDSCKNTAETKLLLVDNGFKTKANFENDSVSDESLKKPVKGFIKVPKTLKKCLPPRGKPAKFFTIILLCSVIWGTLYAMTGKSALPGGNIFAIYTLLICTSSAGFLLNLFSVPPIFGMLVVGFILRNVPKIDFAKDINPQWSSNLRSVALAVILMRSGLGLDIQALKKLKYTVSRLAFTPCLTEAVTIAISAYFILGMPWLWGFQLGFILGAGSPAVVVPQVLVLQEKGYGIQKGVPTLVVAATSCDDVLAISLFGVFYGVAFSDGNLLFNIFRGPLETVIGLLGGFVIGMLLWYIPSIKGKNVVALRSALLLFCSLFFLFGFVLIKLKGAGALGVLCMATVAGYGWGEQDKVHVEKVFSMIWYYLEPLLFGLIGAEVVIDYLIGSLIGKGLAILFIGLVVRSFTVLLVVSGNNLSFKEKLFCAITWLPKATVQAAIGSIPYSTAKSLGLYKKWQGRVGIEILTIAVLSILVTAPLGALLIAFSGPKCLSKKTDDKDVTSDVQESNAL